One Avibacterium avium genomic window carries:
- the bioC gene encoding malonyl-ACP O-methyltransferase BioC, translating into MKSVDKSRVAQCFSQALQSYDNQAQAQQQINQQLLQLLLQTGRTAFSQVLEIGCGTGHFSQLLAQHLQVKSWAFNDLCDVKSQLNALFPQENVVFYQGDGENYPFPAHYDLIASASAVQWFADPHGFVNKCADLLRENGILLISTFAPQNLAEIRALTGIGLDYPDLAQWQQWLSERFEIKALFEQAMPLYFSNPLAVLQHLKATGVTATGQGRWTKGRLQQFIADYKAQYENPQGQVRLNYQPLFILAQKL; encoded by the coding sequence TGAAGTCGGTAGATAAATCTCGCGTTGCGCAATGCTTTAGCCAAGCCTTACAGAGCTACGACAATCAAGCACAAGCGCAGCAGCAAATTAATCAGCAACTGTTACAGCTGTTATTGCAAACGGGCAGAACGGCTTTTTCACAAGTGCTGGAAATTGGTTGTGGCACGGGGCATTTTAGCCAACTTTTAGCGCAACATTTACAAGTGAAATCTTGGGCATTTAACGATTTATGCGATGTGAAAAGCCAACTTAACGCCCTATTTCCACAAGAGAATGTTGTTTTTTATCAAGGCGATGGGGAAAACTATCCGTTTCCTGCGCATTATGATCTCATCGCTTCCGCTTCTGCGGTGCAGTGGTTTGCTGATCCGCACGGTTTCGTCAATAAATGTGCCGATTTATTGCGTGAAAATGGCATCTTGCTGATTAGCACTTTTGCTCCACAAAATTTAGCAGAAATTCGTGCGTTAACGGGAATTGGCTTGGATTATCCTGATTTGGCTCAATGGCAACAATGGCTGAGTGAAAGATTTGAGATCAAAGCCTTATTTGAACAAGCGATGCCGCTGTATTTTTCTAATCCGTTGGCGGTGTTGCAACATCTCAAAGCCACTGGCGTTACTGCCACAGGGCAAGGGCGTTGGACAAAGGGACGATTGCAACAATTTATTGCAGATTACAAAGCGCAATATGAAAATCCGCAAGGACAAGTGCGGTTGAATTATCAGCCACTTTTTATTTTGGCGCAAAAATTATAG
- the bioD gene encoding dethiobiotin synthase — MTGQVIFISGIDTDVGKTIATGWYGKKLAQQGFSVITQKMIQTGCEEISEDIVQHRKLQGIELLPEDQQGLTCPYLFSYPCSPHLAARLENREICTALIRQATDKLAARYDYVLLEGAGGLCVPYDEQHTTLDYVAAQGYPMILVTSGKLGSINHTLLSLLACKQYHIELKGLIYNRYPLGDETINDETTRYLENYLHQHFPQAEFFRLEKQDQI, encoded by the coding sequence ATGACAGGGCAAGTGATCTTTATTTCGGGCATTGACACCGATGTAGGAAAAACCATCGCCACAGGCTGGTATGGGAAAAAACTTGCGCAACAAGGTTTTTCGGTCATTACGCAAAAAATGATCCAAACAGGCTGCGAAGAAATTTCTGAAGACATTGTGCAACACCGCAAATTGCAAGGTATTGAGCTATTGCCCGAAGATCAGCAAGGACTAACCTGCCCTTATTTATTTTCTTACCCTTGTTCTCCGCATCTCGCCGCACGCCTAGAAAATCGTGAAATTTGCACCGCACTTATCCGCCAAGCAACAGACAAGCTGGCCGCGCGTTATGATTATGTGCTATTGGAAGGCGCAGGCGGCTTGTGCGTGCCTTATGATGAACAGCACACCACCTTAGATTATGTGGCCGCGCAAGGCTATCCTATGATTTTAGTAACCTCAGGAAAACTGGGCAGTATTAATCACACCTTGCTTAGTTTGTTAGCCTGCAAGCAGTATCATATTGAATTAAAAGGATTAATTTATAATCGCTATCCCTTAGGCGATGAAACCATCAATGATGAAACGACGCGTTATTTGGAAAATTATTTGCACCAACATTTTCCTCAAGCAGAATTTTTCCGTTTAGAAAAACAAGATCAAATTTAA
- the yceD gene encoding 23S rRNA accumulation protein YceD encodes MQKVKLPLTTDPVKDAQRRLDYDGYYAINQLGRLAESVNKVLSDAQVTLSFFIDPQKLVVMKGKAQVEVELTCQRCGEPFNQILEAEFAYSPVSNLDQADALPEIYEPIELNEFGEIDLLATIEDELMLCLPIVPMHSSEHCEVSVAEQVFGELPEELAKKPNPFAVLASLKQK; translated from the coding sequence ATGCAAAAGGTAAAACTACCCCTTACAACTGATCCAGTAAAGGATGCACAGCGTAGATTGGATTATGATGGCTATTATGCAATCAACCAACTTGGTCGCCTGGCTGAATCAGTAAATAAAGTGCTCAGCGATGCACAGGTAACATTATCATTTTTCATTGATCCACAAAAATTAGTGGTAATGAAAGGCAAAGCTCAGGTTGAAGTGGAACTCACTTGTCAGCGCTGCGGTGAACCTTTTAACCAAATCTTGGAAGCCGAGTTTGCATATAGCCCTGTTTCTAATTTGGATCAAGCCGATGCGTTACCAGAGATTTATGAACCTATTGAACTTAACGAGTTTGGGGAAATAGATTTACTGGCAACAATTGAAGATGAATTGATGTTATGTCTGCCGATTGTGCCGATGCATTCATCTGAACACTGTGAAGTGTCCGTGGCTGAACAGGTTTTTGGCGAATTGCCCGAAGAATTGGCAAAAAAACCGAACCCGTTCGCTGTATTAGCTAGTTTAAAGCAAAAGTAA
- the rpmF gene encoding 50S ribosomal protein L32 has product MAVQQNKKSRSRRDMRRSHDALTTAAVSVDKATGETHLRHHVTADGYYRGRKVINK; this is encoded by the coding sequence ATGGCTGTTCAACAAAATAAAAAATCTCGTTCACGTCGTGATATGCGTCGTTCACACGATGCCTTAACTACTGCAGCAGTATCAGTAGATAAAGCAACTGGCGAAACCCATTTACGTCACCACGTTACTGCTGACGGTTATTACCGCGGTCGTAAAGTGATCAACAAGTAA
- the plsX gene encoding phosphate acyltransferase PlsX, whose translation MSRLTLALDVMGGDIGPRVTIPASIKALEQDPMLSLLLFGDSQKILPLLEKIPTALQARIKVCHCSRIIENTQGLSYALRHSKGTSMRLAIEAVQKGEAQACVSAGNTAALMGLAKILLQPLKGIERPALISVIPTMNGDRSVMLDLGANIECSAENLYQFALMGSIFAENCLDLVFPRIALLNIGIEEIKGYKSIRDAAELLKQNPTLNYIGFIEGDLLLNGKADVIVNDGFVGNVALKTLEGAAKNVISLFKGSPTLNKTNHILKPIFRWFVRTFLLKGSYQRLKQINPDQYNGASLIGLTAVVVKSHGSANIDGFAYAIADAAQQARQKIPEKILAGLQRY comes from the coding sequence TTGAGCCGTCTAACCCTTGCGTTAGATGTGATGGGCGGGGACATTGGTCCCCGTGTTACTATCCCAGCATCCATAAAAGCGTTGGAACAAGATCCGATGCTTTCTCTTTTATTATTTGGCGACAGCCAAAAAATTCTCCCTTTATTAGAAAAGATCCCCACTGCGTTGCAAGCTCGCATCAAGGTTTGCCATTGCAGCAGAATCATTGAAAATACCCAAGGTTTGTCTTATGCCCTGCGTCATAGCAAAGGCACATCAATGCGTTTAGCCATTGAAGCGGTGCAAAAAGGCGAGGCACAGGCGTGCGTGAGCGCTGGCAATACGGCGGCATTAATGGGCTTAGCCAAAATTTTATTGCAACCGCTGAAAGGGATTGAGCGTCCTGCGTTAATTTCTGTGATCCCTACAATGAATGGCGATCGTTCTGTAATGCTTGATCTTGGTGCCAATATTGAATGTAGTGCAGAAAATCTTTATCAGTTTGCATTAATGGGATCAATTTTTGCTGAGAATTGTTTAGATCTGGTTTTTCCGCGTATTGCGTTGCTAAATATTGGCATCGAAGAAATTAAAGGATATAAATCTATTCGTGATGCGGCAGAATTATTGAAGCAAAATCCCACCTTAAATTACATTGGTTTTATTGAGGGAGATTTATTGCTCAACGGCAAAGCTGATGTGATTGTCAATGACGGCTTTGTGGGCAATGTGGCATTAAAAACCTTAGAGGGCGCGGCAAAGAATGTGATTTCTTTATTCAAAGGCAGTCCAACATTGAATAAAACAAATCATATTTTAAAACCGATTTTTCGCTGGTTTGTGCGAACTTTCTTGTTGAAAGGGAGCTATCAACGCTTAAAACAAATTAATCCAGACCAATATAACGGCGCGTCATTAATTGGTTTAACCGCTGTGGTCGTCAAAAGCCACGGCAGCGCTAACATTGATGGCTTTGCTTACGCCATTGCTGATGCGGCACAGCAAGCAAGACAAAAAATCCCTGAAAAGATTTTAGCTGGCTTGCAAAGATATTAG
- a CDS encoding beta-ketoacyl-ACP synthase III, whose product MYSRILATGSYAPEQVRTNADLEKMVDTSDEWITTRSGIKERRIAGENETVATMGAAAAQNALAMANIDPQEIDLIVVGTTTNSHSYPSAACQIQGILGIKDAIAFDVAAACTGFVYALSVADQFVRNGQVKKALVIGADLNSRHLDETDRSTVVLFGDGAGAVILETDENTGIISTHLHASPDTDNMLVLPQAEPKDTHSGYISMQGNATFKLAVSQLSNVVEETLAFNKLDKKDIDWLVPHQANLRIISATAKKLEMDMSQVVITLDRYGNTSAATVPTALDEAVRDGRIQRGQLVLLEAFGGGWTWGAALVRF is encoded by the coding sequence ATGTATAGTAGAATTTTAGCCACTGGTAGCTATGCGCCAGAACAAGTGAGAACAAATGCCGATTTAGAAAAAATGGTGGATACCTCTGATGAGTGGATCACCACGCGTTCAGGCATTAAAGAACGCCGTATTGCAGGTGAGAATGAAACCGTTGCGACAATGGGCGCAGCGGCCGCGCAGAATGCCCTAGCAATGGCCAATATTGATCCACAAGAAATCGATCTCATTGTGGTTGGCACAACCACGAATTCTCATTCTTACCCAAGTGCAGCTTGTCAAATTCAAGGCATTCTTGGCATTAAAGACGCCATTGCCTTTGATGTTGCAGCAGCTTGTACAGGTTTTGTGTATGCCCTTTCAGTGGCGGATCAATTTGTGCGTAACGGACAGGTGAAAAAAGCCTTGGTAATCGGTGCGGATTTAAACTCACGTCATCTTGATGAAACCGATCGCAGTACAGTAGTGTTATTTGGTGATGGTGCAGGTGCGGTGATTTTAGAAACCGATGAAAATACAGGGATTATTTCAACCCACTTACACGCTTCGCCTGATACCGATAATATGCTCGTATTACCACAGGCTGAACCTAAGGATACCCATTCTGGTTATATCTCAATGCAAGGCAATGCCACGTTCAAATTGGCGGTGAGCCAATTGTCAAACGTGGTGGAAGAAACTCTTGCTTTCAATAAGCTAGACAAAAAAGATATTGACTGGTTAGTGCCACATCAAGCGAACTTACGCATTATCAGCGCCACTGCGAAAAAACTAGAAATGGATATGTCGCAAGTGGTGATCACCCTTGATCGCTATGGCAATACCAGTGCCGCCACCGTGCCAACTGCTCTTGATGAAGCAGTGCGTGATGGACGTATTCAGCGTGGTCAATTAGTCTTATTAGAAGCCTTTGGCGGTGGTTGGACTTGGGGTGCAGCCTTAGTTCGTTTTTAA
- the fabD gene encoding ACP S-malonyltransferase yields the protein MKKFAMVFPGQGSQAVGMLADLANQFPVVEQTFKQASEVLGYDLWQLVQQGPAEELNKTWQTQPALLAASVAIYRVWQQQYPDLKPSVMAGHSLGEYSALVCAGVIDFQDAIKLVELRGKLMQQAVPEGTGAMYAIIGLDNESIIKACKDAEQGEVVSAVNFNSPGQVVIAGAKAAVERAAAACKEAGAKRALPLAVSVPSHCALMKPAADQLAVSLESIAIKAPEVAVINNVDVKAEEKSEEIRTALIRQLYSPVRWTETVEKMAQNGIEVLVEIGPNKVLTGLTSRIVKELTAVAVNDVASLEKAYAVLTEA from the coding sequence ATGAAAAAATTTGCAATGGTTTTCCCAGGACAAGGATCTCAAGCAGTGGGAATGTTAGCGGACTTAGCTAATCAATTTCCCGTTGTAGAACAAACCTTTAAGCAAGCCTCTGAAGTACTTGGCTATGATTTATGGCAACTCGTACAACAAGGCCCCGCGGAAGAATTAAACAAAACTTGGCAAACTCAGCCCGCACTTTTAGCCGCTTCCGTGGCAATTTATCGTGTTTGGCAACAACAATATCCAGATTTAAAACCAAGCGTAATGGCAGGCCATAGCCTTGGCGAATATTCTGCCTTAGTTTGCGCAGGTGTCATTGATTTCCAAGATGCCATTAAATTAGTGGAATTACGCGGAAAATTAATGCAACAAGCCGTGCCAGAAGGCACTGGCGCAATGTATGCCATTATTGGTTTAGATAACGAATCAATCATCAAAGCTTGTAAAGACGCCGAGCAAGGCGAAGTGGTTTCAGCGGTGAATTTTAACTCACCAGGGCAAGTGGTGATTGCAGGCGCAAAAGCTGCCGTAGAGCGTGCCGCAGCAGCCTGTAAAGAAGCTGGCGCAAAACGTGCCTTACCTTTAGCGGTGAGCGTGCCTTCTCATTGTGCCTTAATGAAACCAGCGGCAGATCAACTTGCCGTATCGTTAGAAAGCATTGCCATTAAAGCCCCTGAAGTTGCGGTGATCAATAATGTTGATGTGAAAGCAGAAGAAAAAAGTGAAGAAATTCGCACCGCACTTATTCGTCAGCTATACAGCCCTGTACGCTGGACTGAAACCGTAGAAAAAATGGCACAAAATGGCATTGAAGTGTTAGTAGAAATTGGCCCAAATAAAGTGCTTACCGGTTTAACAAGCCGTATTGTGAAAGAATTAACCGCCGTTGCCGTCAATGATGTAGCATCGCTAGAAAAAGCGTACGCGGTATTAACCGAAGCCTAA
- the fabG gene encoding 3-oxoacyl-ACP reductase FabG, with product MQGKIALVTGATRGIGRAIAEELSAKGAFVIGTATSEKGAESISAYLGEKGKGLVLNVADAQSIDAVLAQIKADFGDIDILVNNAGITRDNLLMRMKDEEWFDILQTNLTSVFHLSKAMLRSMMKKRFGRIITIGSVVGSMGNPGQANYCAAKAGLIGFSKALAKEVASRGITVNVVAPGFIATDMTDALTEEQKAATLANVPAGRLGEPKDIAKAVAFLASDDAGYITGSTLHVNGGMYMA from the coding sequence ATGCAAGGTAAAATTGCGTTAGTAACAGGGGCAACCCGTGGGATTGGACGCGCGATTGCAGAAGAATTAAGTGCAAAAGGCGCATTTGTGATCGGCACAGCCACTTCTGAAAAAGGAGCTGAAAGCATTTCAGCTTACTTAGGTGAAAAAGGCAAAGGCCTTGTATTGAATGTTGCAGACGCGCAATCTATTGATGCGGTGCTTGCACAAATCAAAGCTGATTTCGGTGATATTGATATTCTTGTTAATAACGCAGGGATCACCCGTGATAACCTATTAATGCGAATGAAAGATGAAGAATGGTTTGATATTTTACAAACTAATCTCACATCGGTATTCCATCTTTCCAAAGCAATGTTACGTTCAATGATGAAAAAACGCTTTGGACGCATTATCACCATTGGCTCAGTGGTTGGCTCAATGGGTAACCCCGGACAAGCAAACTATTGCGCGGCCAAAGCAGGTTTAATTGGTTTCAGCAAAGCCCTTGCCAAAGAAGTGGCTTCGCGCGGAATCACTGTAAACGTGGTTGCTCCTGGATTTATTGCCACAGATATGACAGACGCATTAACAGAAGAACAAAAAGCGGCAACCTTGGCTAACGTGCCTGCGGGTCGTTTAGGCGAACCAAAAGATATTGCCAAGGCAGTGGCCTTTTTAGCCTCTGATGATGCAGGTTACATTACCGGTTCTACCCTACACGTTAATGGTGGAATGTATATGGCATAA
- the acpP gene encoding acyl carrier protein, producing the protein MSIEERVKKIIVEQLGVKEEDVKPEASFVEDLGADSLDTVELVMALEEEFDIEIPDEEAEKITTVQSAIDYVQNNQ; encoded by the coding sequence ATGAGCATTGAAGAACGCGTAAAAAAAATCATTGTTGAACAATTAGGTGTTAAAGAAGAAGACGTTAAACCAGAAGCTTCTTTCGTTGAAGATTTAGGTGCAGACTCTTTAGACACTGTTGAATTAGTGATGGCTTTAGAAGAAGAATTCGATATCGAAATTCCTGATGAAGAAGCAGAAAAAATCACTACTGTTCAATCAGCAATTGACTACGTTCAAAACAACCAATAA
- a CDS encoding 7-cyano-7-deazaguanine/7-aminomethyl-7-deazaguanine transporter, which produces MKTNLPIFNDQQKKNALIILSFFHILIIAASNYLVQIPFEVHLPLDLFGAADFSFHSTWGTLTFPFIFLATDLTVRIFGAKEARWIIFVVMFPALIISYVISTLFSDSQYQGLDALLTFNSFVFRIAIASFVAYVFGQLLDVLVFNRLRQLKTWWIAPSSSMTFGSMADTFLFFFVAFYASSDPFMAEHWFELGFVDYLFKLFVGIVLFVPAYGVALTMILRSLQKISQKNYRTSA; this is translated from the coding sequence ATGAAAACAAACTTACCGATCTTTAATGATCAACAGAAAAAGAACGCCTTAATTATTCTCAGCTTTTTCCATATTCTGATTATTGCCGCAAGCAATTATTTGGTGCAAATCCCTTTTGAAGTTCACTTGCCGCTCGATCTATTTGGCGCCGCGGATTTTTCTTTCCATAGCACTTGGGGAACGCTGACCTTTCCGTTTATTTTTCTTGCCACCGATTTGACCGTACGAATTTTTGGTGCAAAAGAAGCTCGCTGGATTATTTTTGTCGTGATGTTCCCTGCCCTTATTATTAGCTATGTGATTTCTACATTGTTTTCTGATAGCCAATATCAAGGCCTTGATGCGTTACTTACATTTAATAGCTTTGTATTCCGCATTGCCATTGCCAGTTTTGTCGCCTATGTATTTGGTCAGCTGCTAGATGTCTTAGTATTCAATCGCTTACGCCAACTAAAAACGTGGTGGATTGCGCCAAGTAGCTCAATGACCTTTGGCTCAATGGCGGATACCTTTCTCTTTTTCTTTGTGGCATTTTACGCTAGCAGCGATCCTTTTATGGCAGAACATTGGTTTGAATTAGGTTTTGTCGATTATCTATTTAAACTTTTTGTTGGCATTGTTCTTTTTGTTCCAGCCTATGGCGTGGCTTTAACGATGATCTTACGCAGCTTACAAAAAATCTCACAAAAAAATTACCGCACTTCAGCATAA
- a CDS encoding MFS transporter has translation MHLTQQIAQRPMSLYQWAIVLMATLLNLLDGFDVLALAFTASGIRSEFALSNSELGYLLSAGVFGMAAGSLFLAPIADKIGRRPLLLISVLLSALGMFGSYLANNADILAIWRVITGLGVGGILVGTNVLTSEYSSKKWRSLAISIYAAGFGIGAMLGGLFAVQLQAEYGWRSVFLVGAALTALCWVCLIIWLPESIDYLLNKQPKNAQVRLNRILKKMGITETYQLTPQTQRTQKTLPLTQIFNAQYLTSTLAIWLAFFTIMASFYFISSWTPALLKENGMSTEQSVIIGIMISLGGTGGALLYGLLASYWKAHKVLIFFTLISAVVVIAFILSSALLWLAMLLGVLVGALINGCISGLYTLNPSIYASDIRSTGVGWSIGVGRIGAILSPIAAGFLLDQGWEKQNLYIGAAIMLLIAALALSLLKPSSANQA, from the coding sequence ATGCATTTAACACAACAAATCGCTCAACGCCCAATGAGTCTTTACCAATGGGCTATCGTGCTAATGGCTACCTTGCTCAATCTGCTTGATGGCTTTGATGTCTTAGCTTTAGCTTTCACCGCCAGTGGTATCCGTAGTGAATTCGCCCTAAGCAATAGCGAATTAGGCTATCTGCTCAGCGCAGGCGTATTTGGAATGGCAGCTGGCTCGCTTTTTCTTGCCCCTATTGCGGATAAAATTGGTCGCCGTCCTTTATTATTAATTAGCGTGTTGCTTTCTGCGCTCGGAATGTTCGGCTCTTATCTGGCTAACAATGCTGATATTTTAGCCATTTGGCGCGTTATCACAGGCTTAGGCGTTGGTGGGATTTTAGTGGGCACAAATGTCTTAACCAGTGAATATTCATCAAAAAAATGGCGCAGCCTCGCCATTAGCATTTATGCAGCTGGATTTGGTATCGGTGCAATGCTAGGTGGACTTTTTGCCGTACAATTACAAGCCGAATATGGTTGGCGCTCCGTTTTCCTTGTGGGAGCGGCACTCACGGCCTTATGTTGGGTATGCTTAATTATCTGGTTACCTGAATCCATTGATTATTTACTCAATAAACAACCTAAAAATGCCCAAGTGCGGTTAAATCGTATCTTGAAAAAAATGGGAATTACTGAAACTTATCAGCTCACGCCACAAACTCAGCGTACACAAAAAACCTTGCCATTAACGCAAATATTCAATGCACAGTATTTAACATCAACCCTCGCCATTTGGTTAGCTTTTTTCACCATTATGGCGAGCTTTTATTTCATTAGCTCGTGGACGCCAGCACTACTGAAAGAAAACGGTATGAGCACGGAGCAAAGTGTCATTATCGGAATTATGATTTCGCTTGGTGGCACGGGTGGCGCGCTATTATATGGCTTACTCGCAAGCTATTGGAAAGCACATAAAGTACTGATTTTCTTTACCTTAATTTCTGCCGTTGTCGTGATTGCCTTTATTTTATCTTCTGCTTTACTATGGCTTGCAATGTTATTGGGAGTGCTAGTTGGCGCATTAATCAATGGCTGTATCAGTGGGCTTTATACCTTAAATCCAAGCATTTATGCGAGTGATATTCGTAGCACCGGAGTTGGCTGGTCAATTGGCGTAGGGCGCATTGGCGCAATCCTTTCGCCAATCGCCGCGGGCTTTTTACTGGATCAAGGTTGGGAAAAGCAAAATCTCTATATCGGTGCAGCAATAATGCTGTTAATTGCAGCCCTTGCGCTCAGCTTACTCAAACCCTCTTCCGCCAATCAGGCATAA
- the trkA gene encoding Trk system potassium transporter TrkA: MKIIILGAGQVGTTLAANLVSEDNDITLVDNQADRLLALQDKHDLRVVNGVASSPKVLREAGAADADLVVAVTNSDETNMIACQVAYTLFNTPTKIARIRSADYLREKNKLFQPDVIPIDHIISPEKLVTDEIVRLIDYPGALQVSHFANGRISIVVVKAYYGGPLVGYALSALKEHLPHIDCRVVSILRQDKVIRPQGSTIIEAGDEVTFICDTIHIKAIMSELQRLEKPYKRIMIIGGGNIGSGVAKRLEEQCSVKLIERNPERAIALAERLSKTLVFCGDASDQSLLFEEHIENIDVFLSLTSDDEANIMSALLAKRLGAKKAMVLIQRMAYINLLQGGTLDIVVSPQQATISALLGHIRKGDVGSVVSLRHGIAEALEIVVHGEAESSNVIGRQVSDIKLPAGAIIGAVLRGDDVMIARKSLVIEEDDHIVVYVSDKKHIPEVEKLFQPSAFFI, from the coding sequence ATGAAAATCATTATTTTAGGTGCAGGTCAAGTAGGCACAACCTTAGCGGCGAATTTAGTGAGTGAGGATAACGACATCACCCTTGTGGATAACCAAGCGGATCGTTTGCTTGCTTTGCAAGATAAGCACGATTTGCGTGTTGTTAATGGCGTTGCTTCATCGCCAAAAGTGTTACGAGAAGCTGGGGCTGCTGATGCGGATTTGGTGGTCGCAGTAACCAATTCAGACGAAACCAATATGATCGCTTGCCAAGTGGCTTATACCTTATTTAACACGCCAACTAAGATCGCGCGTATTCGTAGTGCGGATTATTTGCGTGAGAAAAATAAACTTTTTCAGCCTGATGTGATCCCCATTGATCATATTATTTCGCCAGAAAAATTGGTTACCGATGAAATCGTTCGCTTGATTGATTACCCTGGGGCGTTGCAGGTTTCGCATTTTGCCAATGGGCGAATTAGTATTGTGGTGGTGAAAGCTTATTATGGTGGCCCTTTGGTGGGCTATGCGTTATCGGCGCTTAAAGAGCATCTGCCCCATATTGATTGCCGTGTGGTGTCAATTTTGCGTCAGGATAAGGTGATTCGTCCGCAAGGTTCAACCATTATTGAAGCAGGCGATGAAGTAACGTTCATTTGCGATACGATTCATATTAAAGCCATTATGAGCGAATTACAGCGCTTGGAAAAACCTTATAAACGCATAATGATTATTGGTGGCGGAAATATTGGTAGCGGCGTGGCAAAACGTTTGGAAGAGCAATGTTCAGTAAAATTGATTGAACGTAATCCTGAACGTGCCATTGCGTTGGCAGAGCGTTTATCAAAGACGTTAGTTTTTTGCGGTGATGCTTCTGATCAATCCTTGTTATTTGAAGAACATATTGAAAATATTGATGTTTTTCTTTCGCTTACCAGTGATGATGAAGCGAACATTATGTCTGCCTTGCTCGCTAAACGCTTAGGGGCGAAAAAGGCGATGGTGCTGATCCAGCGAATGGCATATATCAATTTATTGCAAGGGGGAACGCTGGATATTGTGGTTTCACCACAGCAGGCGACCATTTCTGCCTTGCTTGGGCATATTCGTAAAGGTGATGTGGGGAGCGTGGTGTCTTTACGTCACGGTATCGCCGAAGCTTTAGAAATTGTGGTACACGGTGAAGCGGAATCTTCTAATGTGATTGGGCGACAAGTATCTGACATCAAGTTACCTGCGGGAGCAATTATTGGCGCAGTGTTGCGTGGCGATGATGTGATGATTGCACGAAAAAGTTTAGTGATTGAAGAAGATGATCACATTGTGGTGTATGTGAGTGATAAAAAACATATTCCTGAAGTGGAAAAATTATTCCAGCCAAGTGCGTTTTTTATTTAG
- a CDS encoding glycosyltransferase family 2 protein, whose translation MIDVIIPCFNCRQTLTRAVDSVLAQPNVGKLWLVDDASIDGTDELARQLQRKYPEKICVEQMPKNSGVAKTRNWGALQSNAEIIAFLDADDAYEEGALENASAVFAFRPEINVLRLSLKPVDLPQRYAEQADFAQAWRYMEMTCGGNLVFNRSFFLACGGFPQQPLFQELGGEDGALGIATTKLCVVGTLFDEAGVLHYCREGMHAQRLLDGLLFEQYDKRITQEKLDEANQVTESICQRVARLKHNLNHSPTGVLPLNIERAQQ comes from the coding sequence ATGATTGATGTGATTATCCCCTGTTTTAATTGCCGTCAAACTTTAACGAGAGCGGTAGATTCTGTTTTGGCCCAGCCAAATGTGGGAAAATTATGGTTGGTTGATGATGCTTCAATAGATGGCACTGATGAATTAGCGAGACAATTACAGCGTAAATATCCCGAAAAAATTTGTGTGGAGCAAATGCCTAAAAACAGTGGTGTGGCGAAAACGAGAAATTGGGGGGCATTACAAAGTAACGCTGAGATTATCGCCTTTCTTGATGCAGATGATGCCTATGAAGAGGGAGCGTTAGAAAATGCATCAGCAGTTTTTGCATTTCGTCCAGAAATTAATGTTCTAAGGTTATCGCTAAAACCGGTAGATTTACCACAACGCTATGCCGAACAAGCTGATTTTGCTCAAGCTTGGCGATATATGGAAATGACTTGTGGGGGAAATCTTGTGTTTAATCGTTCGTTTTTTCTTGCTTGTGGTGGTTTTCCGCAACAGCCACTTTTTCAAGAATTAGGTGGAGAAGATGGGGCATTAGGCATTGCAACAACAAAACTTTGTGTTGTGGGAACGTTGTTTGATGAGGCAGGGGTGCTGCATTACTGTCGTGAGGGAATGCACGCACAACGTTTGCTTGATGGTCTTTTATTTGAACAATATGATAAAAGAATTACACAAGAAAAACTTGACGAAGCCAATCAAGTGACGGAGAGTATTTGTCAGCGAGTAGCACGTTTAAAGCATAACCTTAATCATTCACCGACAGGTGTATTACCTCTTAATATTGAGAGAGCACAACAATGA